One part of the Dysidea avara chromosome 10, odDysAvar1.4, whole genome shotgun sequence genome encodes these proteins:
- the LOC136268505 gene encoding solute carrier family 35 member B1-like, which translates to MAEPHSGVAVNIKEFDDAVPSSPREMSSKASSPEPPKNPPGFGLWAVCAGGIFVCYFFYGLLQEKITKRDYDGEHFHYFGYLVFIQCIINALFAYAACAKYGVPAELDPMGLMSVCSFTYVGAMLTSNSSLAYVSYPAQVLAKSCKPIPVLVFSLLLGGKSYGLSKFFTVGLIVSGVTVFMYKEHHPTSGDSAESVLGFGQILLLASLLMDGVTAAMQERLRTNNLVTSPYRMMFAVNLFSALYLCFFLLVTGEGWEGTQFVRRHPSVIVHILFFSVASALGQNFIFMTIMAFGPLTLSLVTTTRKFFTILASVLLFSNSLLWRQWIGVLLVFSGLAFDIVFSKKGKKVQKK; encoded by the exons ATGGCGGAACCACATTCAGGGGTGGCTGTTAATATTAAAGAATTCGACGACGCCGTGCCTTCCAGTCCCAGAGAAATGTCAAGTAAAGCATCGAGCCCTGAGCCGCCCAAGAACCCTCCTGGATTTGGATTATGGGCAGTTTGCGCGGGTGGAATATTTGTCTGCTACTTTTTCTACGGATTACTGCAAGAGAAAAT CACTAAGCGGGATTATGACGGAGAGCACTTTCATTATTTCGGTTACCTGGTCTTCATACAGTGTATCATCAACGCGTTATTCGCCTATGCAG CTTGTGCAAAGTATGGTGTTCCAGCTGAACTTGATCCAATGGGGTTAATGTCAGTATGTTCCTTCACTTACGTTGGTGCCATGTTAACCAGTAATAGCTCCCTGGCCTATGTTAGTTATCCTGCTCAAGTGTTGGCTAAGTCGTGTAAGCCAATTCCAG TGCTTGTGTTTAGTTTATTGCTTGGAGGAAAATCTTATGGTCTATCCAAGTTCTTTACGGTTGGTTTAATAGTTTCAGGAGTAACAGTTTTCATGTATAAAGAG CATCATCCAACAAGTGGAGATTCTGCTGAAAGTGTTTTAGGATTTGGACAGATCTTATTG TTGGCTTCCCTATTAATGGATGGTGTTACAGCTGCAATGCAGGAAAGATTAAGAACTAATAATCTAGTGACATCACCATACAGAATGATGTTTGCTGTAAACCTCTTCTCAGCATTATACCTGTGTTTCT TTTTGTTAGTCACTGGAGAAGGTTGGGAAGGCACACAGTTTGTACGCAGACATCCTTCTGTGATAGTACACATATTATTCTTCAGTGTGGCCAGTGCACTTGGACAA AATTTCATTTTTATGACAATCATGGCATTTGGACCACTCACTCTATCACTTGTGACGACCACTCGAAAATTCTTCACCATTTTAGCCTCAGTCTTATTATTCAGTAACTCGTTGCTATGGAGACAGTGGATAGGAGTACTGTTAGTGTTCAGTGGACTAGCATTTGATATTGTTTTTAGCAAGAAGGGCAAAAAGGTTCAGAAAAAGTGA
- the LOC136268506 gene encoding MKI67 FHA domain-interacting nucleolar phosphoprotein-like, giving the protein MDRDKLRSERRERRKLKRRSRGQEEEANFKKGVIYVGHIPHGFYEQELRRYFSQFGTVTRVKLARSRETGNPKGYAFVEFEYDEVAKIAAETMDNYLMFDKLLQCKFIPSHKVHPLTFKGWRKHPRRINRLNWSRLLHNRAMVRNKDKYQRVIGALIKKERRKRHRLKELGIDYDFPGYAAVLPKKSTRIKFSVSDEDD; this is encoded by the exons ATGGATCGCGATAAGCTGAGGTCGGAGCGTAGAGAGAGAAGGAAACTGAAACGACGTAGCCGTGGACAAGAG GAAGAAGCCAATTTTAAGAAAGGAGTCATTTATGTTGGTCACATCCCTCATGGCTTTTACGAACAAGAATTGAGAAGATATTTCTCACAGTTTGGTACAGTGACTCGAGTGAAGTTGGCAAGAAGTCGTGAG ACTGGAAACCCTAAAGGATATGCATTTGTTGAGTTTGAATATGATGAGGTAGCTAAAATTGCTGCTGAAACAATGGACAATTACCTGATGTTTGACAAGCTGCTACAGT GCAAGTTTATACCATCACACAAGGTACACCCACTAACATTCAAGGGATGGAGGAAACATCCTAGGAGGATAAACCGACTGAACTGGTCTCGTCTTCTTCACAACCGG GCGATGGTTAGAAACAAGGACAAATACCAGAGGGTGATAGGTGCTCTGATAAAGAAGGAAAGACGAAAGAGACACAGACTAAAGGAGTTAGGAATTGACTATGATTTTCCTGGATAT GCTGCAGTTCTGCCAAAGAAGTCAACCAGAATAAAGTTCAGTGTATCAGATGAAGATGACTAG
- the LOC136268944 gene encoding tripartite motif-containing protein 2-like, which produces MAAERMKKVAGHLNCAVCYEVYKKPKYLPCYHSYCEGCIEKLQRGSNIICPECRETTMVPGGGVKELPNNFFINRILDEVDLKRKVEGEEEVKCDKCVEEGQAVVLCVDCVTFLCDICYQFHKRMKEYQDHSVCELVELQSKKKQVDIRPKAKSMLCPDHDLEMNFFCETCDQLVCHYCITIEHTGHVHNSVKVMAKKHRKELEKMIEPVEEMINKLSASREKVVAAEEKIGAQASEVDQQIDLYYDELHQRLEQQREELKNKSRELSTKKRKAISLQLEEMDFTKAQMLSVKELNDAVKSGSDQEALFMKKQVGDNVKKLTNCYSKLKTKPVELATMVFAPVKEYKKSFPQFGQLFEDVPMPNNCEVTDIPTRPLVGSKIGFTIITKDHNNDRCSKGGSHIIVQAQSSRGGDVVPVEVKDNNNESYSASFVTKQVGEVKLPITIEGDHIKGSPYTIMVYPNYKTMNKPKKIVNDDGKMGQPWGIAFGKDGVWAVADNTNHCVCIFDSQDKLIRKFGQDGTGNGQLHRPEGIAFDANNHLYVADYNNHRVQKFDINGRYLLQFGHQGSNNGQLNHPIGVIVHNDKVFVADNDNRRVSVFHLVGQFIHTIGSGQLKYPYDVTVTTKDQLLVADYDDDSISRFTLDGTFVDKFGDGQLKRPTALTTDQFGFILVTEYSNNRVSIFDQDGVFVHSFGSRGFASGHFSSPYGIAVSPNNDVYVTDCNNKKVQIF; this is translated from the coding sequence ATGGCCGCAGAACGAATGAAGAAGGTAGCTGGTCATCTGAATTGTGCAGTATGTTACGAAGTGTACAAGAAGCCTAAATATCTCCCTTGTTATCACTCCTACTGTGAAGGATGTATAGAAAAACTACAGAGAGGTTCTAACATCATTTGCCCCGAGTGTAGGGAAACGACTATGGTGCCTGGAGGAGGTGTGAAGGAATTACCAAACAATTTCTTCATTAATCGTATACTAGATGAGGTGGATTTGAAACGTAAAGTGGAGGGTGAAGAGGAAGTAAAGTGTGACAAGTGTGTGGAGGAGGGTCAAGCAGTAGTGCTGTGTGTTGATTGCGTCACCTTCTTATGCGACATATGCTACCAGTTTCACAAGCGTATGAAGGAGTACCAAGACCACAGCGTATGTGAACTGGTTGAATTACAGTCAAAGAAGAAACAGGTTGACATTCGACCCAAAGCAAAATCCATGTTATGCCCCGACCATGATCTGGAGATGAATTTCTTCTGTGAGACATGTGACCAGCTTGTGTGTCACTACTGTATTACCATTGAGCACACTGGACATGTGCACAATTCTGTGAAAGTGATGGCAAAGAAACACAGGAAGGAACTGGAGAAGATGATTGAACCAGTTGAGGAAATGATCAACAAGTTGTCTGCATCACGTGAGAAGGTGGTAGCTGCTGAGGAGAAGATTGGAGCACAGGCCAGTGAAGTTGATCAACAGATTGACTTGTATTATGATGAACTACACCAACGACTAGAACAACAAAGAGAAGAACTAAAGAACAAGTCACGAGAATTGTCAACTAAGAAGAGAAAAGCAATTTCACTTCAGTTGGAAGAAATGGATTTCACCAAAGCACAAATGTTGAGTGTGAAGGAGCTGAATGATGCAGTGAAGAGTGGATCAGACCAGGAAGCATTGTTCATGAAGAAACAAGTAGGTGACAATGTAAAGAAACTAACTAACTGTTATAGCAAATTGAAGACTAAACCAGTCGAGTTAGCCACAATGGTGTTTGCTCCTGTGAAAGAATACAAAAAGTCATTTCCACAGTTTGGCCAATTGTTTGAAGATGTTCCCATGCCAAACAATTGTGAGGTCACAGATATTCCTACACGACCACTTGTTGGTAGCAAGATTGGCTTTACCATCATCACCAAGGATCATAACAATGATCGTTGTTCCAAGGGAGGTAGTCACATTATTGTACAGGCACAATCAAGCAGGGGAGGAGATGTTGTTCCAGTAGAAGTGAAGGATAACAATAATGAGAGCTACTCTGCATCTTTTGTAACTAAACAAGTTGGAGAAGTGAAGTTGCCAATTACCATTGAAGGGGATCATATTAAAGGAAGCCCCTACACCATTATGGTGTACCCAAATTACAAAACTATGAACAAGCCCAAGAAGATAGTGAATGATGATGGGAAGATGGGCCAGCCATGGGGTATTGCATTTGGTAAGGATGGAGTGTGGGCAGTAGCAGATAACACTAAtcattgtgtatgtatatttgaCAGTCAAGACAAGTTGATTAGAAAATTTGGTCAAGATGGAACTGGCAATGGTCAACTGCATCGTCCAGAAGGGATAGCATTTGATGCCAATAACCACTTGTATGTGGCTGATTACAATAACCACAGGGTGCAGAAGTTTGACATCAATGGTAGGTACTTGTTGCAGTTTGGACATCAAGGATCAAATAATGGTCAACTGAACCATCCAATAGGTGTCATAGTCCACAATGATaaagtgtttgttgctgataaTGACAATCGTCGTGTCTCAGTATTTCATCTTGTTGGTCAGTTCATCCACACTATTGGATCAGGACAATTGAAGTATCCCTATGATGTAACAGTCACTACTAAAGATCAATTACTTGTTGCTGATTATGATGACGATTCCATCTCCAGGTTTACACTTGATGGTACATTTGTGGACAAGTTTGGTGATGGTCAACTGAAGAGACCAACTGCACTTACCACTGATCAGTTTGGCTTTATTCTTGTAACTGAATATAGTAACAATCGTGTATCAATCTTTGACCAAGATGGAGTGTTTGTACACAGTTTTGGATCCCGTGGTTTTGCTAGTGGCCATTTCTCTAGTCCATACGGAATAGCTGTTAGTCCAAACAATGATGTGTATGTTACTGACTGTAACAACAAAAAAGTTCAGATATTTTGA